A single Xenopus laevis strain J_2021 chromosome 3S, Xenopus_laevis_v10.1, whole genome shotgun sequence DNA region contains:
- the LOC108703436 gene encoding olfactory receptor 1444, translating to MEGQNVTKITEFLFTGLEANHSQVPFLFILFVLVYLITVVGNSGMVALVCNTPHLQTPMYFFLASLSMVDLCYSSVITPKMLADLVCIIKSISFIGCALQFFFFAALAVIEALLLSFMSYDRYVAICHPLHYSSIMTKNKCLWLILVSVSVGFSQSSVQTKCIFSLKFCRLNQIDHFYCDVPPLLKISCSETFHCDMVTVFFICCFGVGSMVNILVSYTLIVSSILQMKSATNRGRAFSTCSSHLTCVCIFYCTVFFIYLRPPSSSFDKQDKVASVFYTVIIPMLNPLIYSLRNQEVKRVLYRLITQCFSTIL from the coding sequence ATGGAGGGTCAGAATGTAACCAAGATAACTGAGTTTCTCTTCACTGGGCTGGAGGCCAATCATTCACAGGTTCCATTTCTTTTCATACTGTTTGTGCTGGTTTATTTGATAACAGTTGTGGGGAACAGTGGCATGGTGGCTCTGGTCTGTAACACTCCTCATCTCCAGACTCCCATGTACTTCTTCCTTGCTTCTCTCTCCATGGTGGACCTCTGCTACTCCTCTGTTATTACTCCTAAAATGCTGGCTGACCTTGTTTGTATAATAAAATCTATCTCATTTATTGGCTGTGCTCTTCAGTTCTTCTTCTTTGCGGCCTTGGCTGTCATTGAAGCTCTTCTTCTCTCGTTCATGTCGTATGATCGATACGTGGCCATATGTCACCCCCTTCACTATAGCTCGATCATGACCAAGAACAAGTGTCTTTGGCTCATTCTTGTTTCTGTTTCTGTTGGATTCTCTCAGTCATCAGTACAGACCAAATGCATATTCAGCCTCAAGTTCTGCAGACTGAACCAGATAGACCATTTCTATTGTGATGTTCCTCCTCTGCTGAAGATCTCCTGCTCAGAAACATTTCATTGTGACATGGTGACAGTTTTCTTCATCTGCTGCTTTGGTGTTGGGTCAATGGTAAATATTCTTGTTTCCTACACGCTAATTGTTTCATCAATCCTACAGATGAAGTCTGCTACAAACAGAGGCCGGGCCTTTAGCACTTGCTCTTCTCACCTTACTTGTGTTTGTATCTTCTACTGCACCGTATTCTTCATATACCTGCGGCCTCCTTCCAGCAGTTTTGATAAACAAGACAAAGTGGCCTCTGTCTTCTACACAGTGATCATTCCAATGCTGAATCCTCTGATATATAGCCTGAGGAACCAAGAGGTGAAAAGGGTGTTATACAGACTCATCACACAATGCTTCTCCACAATCCTGTAA
- the znhit1.S gene encoding zinc finger HIT domain-containing protein 1 isoform X2, which translates to MLEKKVNVRSNDPNQRRVLDCATRKRRLNRQLEALEKDNFQDDPHANLPQLKRLPQFDDETETGKKKKKTRGDHFKQRFRKNFQALLEEQNLSSCEGPNYLTACASASTFPQRHFCSVCGFPSNYSCVSCGARYCCVRCLVTHQETRCLKWTV; encoded by the exons ATGCTGGAGAAGAAAGTGAACG TCCGGTCTAATGACCCCAACCAGAGGCGGGTATTGGATTGTGCCACTCGCAAGAGGCGCCTGAACCGTCAGCTCGAGGCTTTGGAGAAAGATAATTTCCAGGATGATCCTCATGCGAATCTGCCCCAACTCAAGCGCCTGCCCCAGTTTGATGATGAAACGGAAACCG gaaagaagaagaagaaaactcgCGGGGATCACTTTAAGCAGAGGTTTCGTAAAAACTTCCAGGCGCTATTAGAGGAGCAG AATTTAAGTTCCTGCGAGGGACCCAATTACCTGACGGCCTGCGCTTCTGCCTCCACTTTCCCCCAGCGACATTTCTGCAGTGTTTGCGGCTTCCCCTCCAATTATTCCTGCGTGTCGTGTGGCGCCCGATACTGCTGCGTGCGATGTTTAGTGACCCACCAAGAGACCCG GTGCCTGAAGTGGACGGTGTGA
- the LOC121402059 gene encoding olfactory receptor 1444-like, whose translation MEGQNVTKITEFLFTGLEANHSQVPFLFILFVLVYLITVVGNSGMVALVCNTPHLQTPMYFFLASLSMVDLCYSSVITPKMLADLVCIIKSISFIGCALQFFFFAALATIECLLLSFMSYDRYVAICHPLHYSSIMTKNKCLWLILVSVSVGFSQSSVQTKCIFSLQFCRLNQIDHFYCDVPPLRKISCSETFHCDMVTVFCVCCFGVGSMVNILVSYTLIVSSILQMKSATNRGRAFSTCSSHLTCVCIFYCTVFFIYLRPPSSSFDKQDKVASVFYTVIIPMLNPLIYSLRNQEVKRVLYRLITQCFSTIL comes from the coding sequence ATGGAGGGTCAGAATGTAACCAAGATAACTGAGTTTCTATTCACTGGGCTGGAGGCCAATCATTCACAGGTTCCATTTCTTTTCATACTGTTTGTGCTGGTTTATTTGATAACAGTTGTGGGGAACAGTGGCATGGTGGCTCTGGTCTGTAACACTCCTCATCTCCAGACTCCCATGTACTTCTTCCTTGCTTCTCTCTCCATGGTGGACCTCTGCTACTCCTCTGTTATTACTCCTAAAATGCTGGCTGACCTTGTTTGTATAATAAAATCTATCTCATTCATTGGCTGTGCTCTTCAGTTCTTCTTCTTTGCGGCCTTGGCTACAATCGAGTGTCTTCTTCTCTCGTTCATGTCGTATGATCGATACGTGGCCATATGTCACCCCCTTCACTACAGCTCGATCATGACCAAGAACAAGTGTCTTTGGCTCATTCTTGTTTCTGTTTCTGTTGGATTCTCTCAGTCATCAGTACAGACCAAATGCATATTCAGCCTCCAGTTCTGCAGACTGAACCAGATAGACCATTTCTATTGTGATGTTCCTCCTCTCCGGAAGATCTCCTGCTCAGAAACCTTTCATTGTGACATGGTGACGGTATTTTGTGTCTGCTGCTTTGGTGTTGGGTCAATGGTAAATATTCTTGTTTCCTACACGCTAATTGTTTCATCAATCCTACAGATGAAGTCTGCTACAAACAGAGGCCGGGCCTTTAGCACCTGTTCTTCTCACCTTACTTGTGTTTGTATCTTCTACTGCACCGTATTCTTCATATACCTGCGGCCTCCTTCCAGCAGTTTTGATAAACAAGACAAAGTGGCCTCTGTCTTCTACACAGTGATCATTCCAATGCTTAATCCTCTGATATATAGCCTGAGGAACCAAGAGGTGAAAAGGGTGTTATACAGACTCATCACACAATGCTTCTCCACAATCCTGTAA
- the znhit1.S gene encoding zinc finger HIT domain-containing protein 1 isoform X1 yields MRLFSSTRPIRRGDGLYTVRSNDPNQRRVLDCATRKRRLNRQLEALEKDNFQDDPHANLPQLKRLPQFDDETETGKKKKKTRGDHFKQRFRKNFQALLEEQNLSSCEGPNYLTACASASTFPQRHFCSVCGFPSNYSCVSCGARYCCVRCLVTHQETRCLKWTV; encoded by the exons ATGCGGCTCTTCTCCAGCACTCGTCCAATCAGGAGAGGCGATGGGCTGTATACAG TCCGGTCTAATGACCCCAACCAGAGGCGGGTATTGGATTGTGCCACTCGCAAGAGGCGCCTGAACCGTCAGCTCGAGGCTTTGGAGAAAGATAATTTCCAGGATGATCCTCATGCGAATCTGCCCCAACTCAAGCGCCTGCCCCAGTTTGATGATGAAACGGAAACCG gaaagaagaagaagaaaactcgCGGGGATCACTTTAAGCAGAGGTTTCGTAAAAACTTCCAGGCGCTATTAGAGGAGCAG AATTTAAGTTCCTGCGAGGGACCCAATTACCTGACGGCCTGCGCTTCTGCCTCCACTTTCCCCCAGCGACATTTCTGCAGTGTTTGCGGCTTCCCCTCCAATTATTCCTGCGTGTCGTGTGGCGCCCGATACTGCTGCGTGCGATGTTTAGTGACCCACCAAGAGACCCG GTGCCTGAAGTGGACGGTGTGA